ATCGGCGGGGTCGTCGCCCGCTCCGAGATCATGAACTGCCTGGACTCCAACAGCATCTCCACCTTCGGCGGCACCCAGATCACCATGGCGGCGGGCCTCGCCAACCTCAACTACCTGCTGGAACACGACCTCCAGGGCAACGCCCGGCGCGTCGGCGGCCTGCTCATCGAGCGGCTGCGGTCCGCCGCCGCCCCGGTCCCGGCCGTCCGCGAGGTCCGCGGGCGCGGCCTGATGATCGGCATCGAGATCACCAAACCCGGTACGGACGAGGCCGACCCGCAGACCGCGGCGGCCGTCCTGGAGGCGGCCCGCGCGGGCGGACTGCTGATCGGCAAGGGCGGCGGCCACAACACCAGCTCGCTGCGGGTCGCCCCGCCGCTGTCCCTCAACGTCGCGGAGGCCGAGGAGGGCGCCGCGATCCTCGAGAACGCTCTGAGGAGCATCCAGTAGCAGTGGACTGAACAAGGGAACCGTCACATGACCACCACCTGGGACGCCCTGGAACCGGCCCTGTCGGTGCGGCAGGTCCTCACCCTGGAGCGGGTGCTCGCCGGGGAGCCCGAGGTGGTGGCCGGCGCGAGCCACCTCGACCGGCCCGTCCGGTGGGTGCACGTCGCCGAGGCCGCCGACGTCGGCGTCATGCTCAGCGGCGGCGAGATGGTCCTCACCACCGGCGTGCTGCTCGCCGGGGACGAGGACAAGCAGGCCGAGTACGTCCGCTCGCTGCACCGCGCCGAGGCGGCGGCGGTCGTCCTCGGGCTCGGCCGGGCCTTCCCCTCCCCGCCGGACGTGATGCGCCGGGCCGCCGAGCGGTGCGGGCTGCCGATGGTGGTGCTGCACCGGCCGTTCCCCTTCGCCGAACTGACCGAGGAGGTCCAGTCCCGGCTGGTGCGGCGCAAGTTCGCCGCCGTCAGCCTCTCCGAGGCCGTCCGCACCGAACTGACCGCCCTCATCACCGCGGGCGCCCCGCTGCAGCGCCTGCTCGACGAGGTCGCCCGGCACAGCGCCTGCCCGGTCGTCGTCACCAACCTCGCCCACCGCGTCCTCGGCACGGCGGGGGAGCGGCCCGCGGTCGACGACGTGCTGCGCGACTGGGAGCGCATCGCCCGGCAGGCCGGCGGCACCGAAGGAGACGGCTGGATCCGGGCCGAACTCGGCGGACGCGGGGAGCGCTGGGGGCGGATCGTGCTGTGCGGCTACCGGGGCGACACCGCCACCGGACGGCTGCTGGCCGACCGCGCCGCCGAGGCCCTCGTCCTGCACCGCATGCTCGGCGGCGGCGCCGCCTGCTCCTGGGAGGAGCAGTCCGCGCAGAGCCTGCTGACCGACCTGGTCAGCGGTGTCGTCCCCGCGCGGCAACTGCTGCCCCGGGCGCGGGCGGCCGGGCTTCCGGTCAACCGGCGGACGTTCGTCCCCCTGGTCGTCCGCGACGGCGACCCCGCCCGGCTGGAACG
This genomic stretch from Streptomyces sp. Go-475 harbors:
- a CDS encoding PucR family transcriptional regulator, which translates into the protein MTTTWDALEPALSVRQVLTLERVLAGEPEVVAGASHLDRPVRWVHVAEAADVGVMLSGGEMVLTTGVLLAGDEDKQAEYVRSLHRAEAAAVVLGLGRAFPSPPDVMRRAAERCGLPMVVLHRPFPFAELTEEVQSRLVRRKFAAVSLSEAVRTELTALITAGAPLQRLLDEVARHSACPVVVTNLAHRVLGTAGERPAVDDVLRDWERIARQAGGTEGDGWIRAELGGRGERWGRIVLCGYRGDTATGRLLADRAAEALVLHRMLGGGAACSWEEQSAQSLLTDLVSGVVPARQLLPRARAAGLPVNRRTFVPLVVRDGDPARLERLLRLLGLSGLVAELADGATAVLLSLPRDQDADALAAHFATRLRTESGRDRTVVAAADPRAAWDDVPTGLREAQHVADAVADSSAALDLPAVVRLKDVHLRGLIRLLRDDPHVQSFAERELDGLLREADEDLLSVLRTYLATGRNKSRTAQLHHVSRPALYRRLEAIQVRLGVDLDDFEQAASVHIALLAHDAQQQ